One Sphingomonas sp. SUN039 genomic window carries:
- a CDS encoding sodium:solute symporter family transporter has protein sequence MGISNASGGAVQIGVCLLITFLIGLATWATVRRASRSGDGSSKDVFLAGGGLTWPFVAGAITLTNLSTDQLVGMNGNQMLLLAWWELAGFVGLLILSFVFLPIYYRAQVTTVTELLEKRYGGGGIRTLVSALFLFGMILIYLPAGLYSGALFLRTLFGTDVPIIVFAAILGVVAAAYTITGGLRAVAVMETYAGVGVMATAVLIVVLALRAVGWDLTSGVPAERLTMIGAADSPIPFHTLFTGMIFIQIYYWSTNQPITQKAMAAPSLREARKGVLAAALVRICFIPAIVAVPGVVAYKLFGDIDDAAYGRLVGEVLPPWMSGAFAAMIAAAVIAHTSAVLNAAVGLYAVDFHDKYVAPVANHWRLAAVTSAVLTATSIALVPVFENAKSIINLLQQLNGLSSMPILSAFAVGLLFKGVESRAAIVGVIWGVILYGLYTFVLQPEGVVTMHYIDFMVVTLFSSIAAALLVNRLAFGGRASLRWREPVPAV, from the coding sequence ATGGGAATATCGAACGCATCGGGCGGTGCGGTGCAGATCGGGGTCTGCCTGCTCATCACGTTCCTGATCGGCCTTGCGACCTGGGCGACGGTGCGGCGGGCATCGCGCAGCGGGGACGGGTCGTCCAAAGATGTGTTCCTCGCCGGGGGCGGGCTGACCTGGCCGTTCGTCGCGGGCGCGATCACGCTGACCAACCTGTCGACCGACCAGCTGGTGGGGATGAACGGCAACCAGATGCTGCTGCTGGCGTGGTGGGAGCTTGCCGGGTTCGTGGGGCTTCTGATCCTCTCCTTTGTTTTCCTACCGATCTACTACCGGGCGCAGGTGACAACGGTCACCGAACTGCTCGAAAAGCGCTATGGCGGTGGTGGCATCCGCACCTTGGTGTCGGCGCTGTTCCTGTTCGGCATGATCCTGATCTATCTACCCGCCGGGCTCTATTCGGGCGCGCTGTTCCTTAGGACGCTCTTCGGGACGGACGTGCCGATTATCGTGTTCGCGGCGATCCTGGGGGTCGTCGCGGCGGCCTATACGATTACGGGCGGCCTGCGCGCGGTTGCGGTGATGGAAACCTATGCGGGCGTGGGCGTCATGGCCACCGCCGTGCTGATCGTCGTGCTGGCGCTGAGGGCGGTCGGCTGGGATTTGACGAGCGGCGTCCCTGCCGAACGACTGACCATGATCGGCGCGGCAGACTCGCCGATCCCGTTCCACACGCTGTTCACCGGCATGATCTTTATCCAGATCTATTACTGGTCGACCAACCAGCCGATCACGCAAAAAGCGATGGCCGCGCCCAGTTTGCGCGAGGCGCGGAAGGGTGTGCTGGCGGCGGCACTGGTCCGCATCTGCTTCATTCCCGCCATCGTCGCCGTACCGGGCGTCGTCGCCTACAAGCTGTTCGGCGATATCGACGATGCGGCCTATGGACGGCTGGTCGGCGAAGTCCTGCCACCGTGGATGTCGGGTGCGTTTGCGGCCATGATCGCCGCCGCCGTGATCGCGCATACCAGCGCCGTGCTCAACGCGGCTGTCGGGCTGTATGCGGTCGATTTCCACGACAAATACGTCGCCCCGGTGGCGAACCACTGGCGACTGGCGGCAGTCACGTCGGCGGTGCTGACCGCGACCAGCATTGCGCTCGTGCCGGTGTTCGAAAACGCCAAGAGCATCATCAACCTGCTCCAACAGCTCAACGGGCTATCGTCGATGCCCATATTGTCGGCGTTCGCGGTCGGGCTATTGTTCAAGGGCGTCGAGAGCCGCGCGGCAATCGTTGGCGTCATATGGGGCGTGATACTCTACGGTCTCTACACTTTCGTGCTCCAGCCCGAGGGAGTCGTCACGATGCACTATATCGATTTCATGGTCGTGACCTTGTTCAGCTCGATTGCGGCGGCGCTGCTCGTCAATCGGCTGGCCTTCGGCGGACGCGCATCGTTGCGCTGGCGGGAACCGGTGCCTGCCGTCTAA
- a CDS encoding sulfotransferase: MTAETITGLRDPRLMQAALALHDNRLSEAEPLLRAHLKADPFDVYAIRMLAELAGRIGRYRDAENLLRRALELRPAFGAARANLATCLYKQNKPAEAIAELDRVMVEDPENIGHSNLKAAALGKIGGFDEAIELYDEVLKAAPDQPKVWMSYGHMLKTVGRLDDGVAAYRRAIGIAPTLGEVWWSLANLKTVRFGTEDIAAMQAALAQDGLSDEDRFHLDFALGKAFEDAKDHASAFAHYDAANALRRETQPYSAQENSRFVDRSIAIATPQLFAAKAGQGCPDRAPIFVLGMPRAGSTLVEQILSSHSLVEGTSELPDIPALARTGDYPERLADLSADALRGLGEDYLKRAAIQRRTDKPYFIDKLPNNWAHVPFIHLILPNAVIVDARRHPMSCCFSNFKQHFARGQAFSYALDDMGRYYADYVRLMAHIDRVLPGRVHRVLYEQMVDSSEAEIRALIAACGLPWEDACLRFHETERAVRTPSSEQVRRPIFRDGVEGWQGFASWLGPLEAALGDVLTSYPTAPAQWQ; this comes from the coding sequence ATGACTGCCGAAACGATCACCGGCCTGCGCGATCCGCGACTGATGCAGGCGGCGCTGGCGCTGCACGACAACCGGCTGTCGGAAGCCGAGCCGCTGCTGCGCGCACACCTGAAGGCCGATCCGTTCGACGTCTATGCCATCCGCATGCTCGCCGAACTGGCGGGACGGATCGGGAGATACAGGGACGCCGAGAACCTGCTGCGCCGCGCGCTCGAACTGCGTCCGGCATTCGGTGCGGCGCGCGCCAACCTTGCGACCTGCCTTTACAAGCAGAACAAGCCTGCCGAGGCGATTGCCGAGCTCGACCGGGTCATGGTCGAGGATCCCGAGAATATCGGCCATTCGAATCTGAAAGCGGCGGCGCTTGGCAAGATCGGCGGGTTCGACGAGGCCATCGAGCTCTATGACGAAGTGCTGAAAGCGGCACCCGACCAGCCCAAGGTCTGGATGAGCTATGGCCATATGCTGAAAACCGTCGGGCGGCTCGACGACGGCGTGGCGGCATACCGGCGCGCCATCGGCATCGCACCGACGCTCGGCGAAGTATGGTGGAGTCTGGCCAATCTGAAGACGGTGCGGTTCGGCACGGAAGATATCGCGGCGATGCAGGCGGCGCTGGCGCAGGACGGGCTATCGGACGAGGACCGTTTCCACCTCGATTTCGCGCTCGGCAAGGCGTTCGAGGACGCGAAAGACCATGCGTCCGCCTTCGCCCATTATGACGCGGCCAACGCGCTACGCCGAGAGACCCAACCCTATAGCGCCCAAGAAAATAGCCGGTTTGTCGACCGCAGCATTGCTATCGCGACGCCGCAACTGTTCGCCGCCAAGGCAGGGCAGGGCTGCCCCGACCGCGCGCCGATTTTCGTGCTGGGGATGCCGCGCGCGGGATCGACTCTGGTCGAACAGATATTGTCGAGCCATTCGCTGGTCGAGGGGACATCGGAGCTGCCCGATATCCCGGCGCTGGCGCGGACCGGCGATTATCCCGAGCGGCTGGCCGACCTGTCGGCGGACGCGTTGCGCGGTTTGGGCGAGGATTATCTGAAGCGCGCTGCGATTCAGCGCCGCACCGACAAGCCGTATTTTATCGACAAGCTGCCCAACAACTGGGCGCATGTCCCCTTTATCCATCTCATCTTGCCGAATGCGGTGATCGTCGATGCGCGGCGGCATCCGATGAGCTGCTGTTTTTCCAACTTCAAACAGCATTTCGCGCGCGGGCAGGCGTTCAGCTATGCGCTCGACGACATGGGGCGGTATTATGCGGATTACGTCCGGCTGATGGCGCATATCGACCGCGTCCTGCCGGGGCGTGTGCACCGGGTGCTCTATGAGCAGATGGTCGACAGCAGCGAGGCCGAAATCCGCGCTCTGATCGCGGCATGCGGCCTGCCGTGGGAGGACGCCTGCCTGCGCTTTCACGAAACCGAACGCGCGGTGCGGACGCCGTCGTCCGAGCAGGTGCGCCGTCCGATTTTCCGCGACGGGGTGGAGGGGTGGCAGGGCTTCGCATCCTGGCTCGGCCCGCTCGAAGCGGCGCTCGGCGACGTCTTGACGTCATACCCGACGGCACCCGCACAGTGGCAATAG
- a CDS encoding enoyl-CoA hydratase-related protein, whose translation MTYETILTARDGDVLTITLNRPDRLNAATPEMFEEIGHAVDHLDGARAVLIHGEGRGFCSGADLAARGERPLTGGEGAYAALTGSFNPTMLKLSRLPVPIVTAVNGPAAGIGCSLALAADFCIAGESAYFLQAFVNIGLVPDGGASWMLARLIGKARATEMMLLGERIHGPKAAEWGLVHKSVADDAVLGEARTLAARLAAGPTMAIGLMRQGLAEALDGDYAAALQREAENQRQAGNSADAIEGAASFLMKRKAVFRGA comes from the coding sequence TTGACCTACGAAACGATCCTGACCGCCCGTGACGGCGATGTCCTGACCATCACGCTCAACCGTCCCGACCGGCTGAATGCCGCGACGCCCGAAATGTTCGAAGAGATCGGGCATGCGGTCGACCATCTCGACGGCGCGCGCGCGGTGCTGATCCACGGCGAGGGGCGCGGTTTCTGTTCGGGGGCCGATCTGGCGGCGCGTGGGGAACGTCCGTTGACCGGCGGCGAAGGTGCCTATGCGGCGCTGACCGGCAGCTTTAACCCGACGATGCTGAAACTCTCGCGCTTGCCCGTCCCCATCGTCACGGCGGTCAACGGCCCGGCAGCAGGCATCGGGTGCAGTCTCGCGCTTGCGGCGGATTTCTGCATCGCTGGCGAGAGCGCCTATTTCCTGCAAGCCTTCGTCAATATCGGGCTGGTTCCCGATGGCGGCGCGAGCTGGATGCTGGCGCGCCTGATCGGCAAGGCGCGCGCGACCGAAATGATGCTGCTCGGCGAACGCATCCACGGACCGAAAGCCGCCGAATGGGGGCTGGTTCACAAATCGGTCGCCGACGATGCGGTGCTGGGCGAGGCGCGCACGCTCGCGGCGCGGCTGGCGGCGGGGCCGACGATGGCCATCGGCTTGATGCGGCAGGGTCTCGCCGAGGCGCTCGACGGCGACTATGCGGCGGCACTCCAGCGCGAGGCGGAGAACCAGCGTCAGGCGGGCAACAGCGCCGACGCGATAGAGGGCGCGGCGTCCTTTCTTATGAAGCGGAAAGCTGTATTCCGGGGCGCATGA
- a CDS encoding S8 family serine peptidase has product MAALNDQIARDGYAEVLVVLKPERRLGKGAKGAKLDLSGTRDIQAEAARECMPHFNRFGQSREVMIAREMRQQQKSMPRAVMASAPGDGGDTAEAEPPAPRARAARYFPNLGVMIGTVDAKGLQALAQSSTKVATVAAISDAELIRPQMSAALASDPPTGISWGIRALKADKLWDQGLTGDGVLVGHIDTGVDASHPALDGAVDAFAEFDRLGEQVVGATARDSGRHGTHTAGLIAGRTHSGSSFGVAPGATLASAMVIEGGKTATRLLGGLDWCVGQGIKVANISLGFRGFDPQFQDIIRILRERDILPVVAVGNEGPLTSRSPGNYRQSLSVGALDEFDQIWIDSSSIRFPAPNGYMKPDILGPGAEVWSSIPGGGMLSLSGTSMATPHISGLAALLWQHRPDATVAAIERAIFKSAKRPPSIASNRGNRGLPDAVAALNLLP; this is encoded by the coding sequence ATGGCGGCACTCAACGACCAGATTGCACGCGACGGCTATGCCGAGGTGCTCGTCGTGCTCAAGCCCGAACGGCGGCTGGGCAAGGGGGCGAAGGGCGCGAAGCTCGACCTCAGCGGTACCCGCGACATCCAGGCGGAGGCGGCCAGGGAGTGCATGCCCCATTTCAACCGCTTCGGGCAAAGCCGTGAAGTGATGATCGCGCGCGAGATGCGCCAGCAGCAAAAATCGATGCCGCGCGCGGTGATGGCGAGCGCCCCGGGCGATGGCGGAGATACGGCGGAAGCCGAGCCCCCTGCCCCGCGCGCCCGCGCCGCGCGCTATTTCCCGAACCTCGGCGTGATGATCGGCACGGTCGATGCGAAGGGGCTGCAAGCGCTGGCGCAGAGTTCGACCAAGGTCGCTACGGTTGCCGCAATCTCGGATGCCGAACTGATCCGTCCGCAAATGAGCGCGGCGCTGGCATCCGATCCCCCGACGGGGATTTCCTGGGGCATCAGGGCGCTCAAGGCCGACAAGCTGTGGGACCAGGGACTGACCGGCGATGGTGTGCTGGTCGGCCATATCGATACCGGGGTCGATGCGTCGCACCCCGCACTCGACGGTGCGGTCGATGCCTTTGCCGAGTTCGACCGGCTGGGCGAACAGGTGGTCGGCGCAACCGCCAGGGACAGCGGGCGGCACGGCACGCATACCGCCGGCCTCATAGCGGGTCGGACCCATAGCGGGTCGAGCTTCGGCGTCGCCCCCGGCGCGACACTGGCCAGCGCGATGGTGATCGAAGGGGGCAAGACCGCCACACGCTTGCTGGGCGGCCTCGACTGGTGCGTCGGACAGGGGATCAAGGTCGCCAATATCTCGCTCGGCTTCCGGGGGTTCGACCCGCAGTTCCAGGACATCATCCGCATCCTACGCGAACGCGACATCCTGCCGGTGGTCGCGGTCGGCAACGAGGGACCGCTGACCAGCCGTTCGCCGGGCAATTATCGCCAGTCGCTCAGTGTCGGCGCGCTCGACGAGTTCGACCAGATCTGGATCGATTCGTCGAGCATCCGGTTCCCCGCGCCCAATGGCTATATGAAGCCCGACATCCTCGGCCCCGGTGCGGAAGTCTGGTCGAGCATCCCGGGCGGCGGGATGCTGTCGCTGTCGGGCACATCGATGGCGACACCGCATATTTCAGGGCTGGCAGCGCTGTTGTGGCAGCACCGCCCCGACGCCACCGTCGCCGCCATCGAACGCGCGATCTTCAAGTCGGCGAAGCGCCCGCCGTCGATCGCGTCGAACCGGGGAAACCGCGGCTTGCCCGACGCGGTCGCCGCGTTGAACCTGCTTCCCTGA
- the scpA gene encoding methylmalonyl-CoA mutase, which yields MTDRHDWEALAAKEVKGKSLDWATPEGFTIKPLYTAEDSADPGLPGFAPFTRGVRASMYAGRPWTIRQYAGFSTAEESNAFYRRNLAAGQKGLSVAFDLATHRGYDSDHPRVVGDVGKAGVAIDSVEDMKILFDGIPLDKMSVSMTMNGAVIPILAFFIVAGEEQGVPLARLDGTIQNDILKEFMVRNTYIYPPEPSMRIVSDIIAYTSANMPKFNSISISGYHMHEAGATAVQELAFTIADGKEYVVRAIESGLDIDAFAGRLSFFFGIGMNFFMEVAKLRAARTLWHRVMDGLGAKDERSKMLRTHCQTSGVSLQESDPYNNVIRTTVEAMAAVLGGTQSLHTNALDEAIALPTEFSARIARNTQIVLAEESGITKVVDPLGGSYYVEALTSELVDQAWKIIGEVDELGGMTKAVASGMPKRLIEEAAAARQARVDKGEDVIVGVNKYRPENAEPIDFLDVDNVKVREGQVARLKRTKAARDEAACQAALAALTEGARYNPPLSADLGEEDRPKGGGGADPVPTGTNPATSALAPPPPSAVPLPEQARGGFKNNLLALAVTAARARATLGEISDAMELVFGRYATTPEPVRGIYGSAHEFDAAWARVTEGVEATGRRLGHKPRVLIAKMGQDGHDRGANVVASAFADMGFDTISGPLFQTPEETLALALERNVDAIGASSLAAGHKTLIPELIRLLREAGRSDIKVFAGGVIPPQDYQFLRDAGVVGIYGPGSNIVECAADVLRLLGHNMPPEGLSEAAE from the coding sequence ATGACCGACCGTCACGATTGGGAAGCCCTCGCCGCCAAGGAGGTGAAGGGCAAATCGCTCGACTGGGCAACGCCCGAGGGCTTCACGATCAAACCGCTCTATACGGCGGAGGATAGCGCCGATCCCGGCCTGCCCGGATTTGCGCCGTTCACGCGCGGCGTTCGCGCGTCGATGTACGCGGGCCGCCCTTGGACGATCCGGCAATATGCGGGGTTCTCTACCGCCGAAGAGTCGAACGCGTTCTACCGCCGCAACCTCGCCGCCGGGCAGAAGGGGTTGAGCGTCGCCTTCGATCTCGCGACGCACCGCGGCTACGACAGCGACCACCCGCGCGTCGTTGGCGATGTCGGCAAGGCGGGCGTGGCCATCGACAGCGTCGAGGACATGAAGATCCTGTTCGACGGCATTCCGCTCGACAAGATGTCGGTCAGCATGACGATGAACGGCGCGGTGATCCCGATCCTCGCGTTTTTTATCGTCGCGGGCGAGGAACAGGGCGTGCCGCTCGCCCGGCTCGACGGGACCATCCAGAACGACATCCTGAAGGAGTTCATGGTCCGCAACACGTACATCTACCCGCCCGAGCCATCGATGCGGATCGTGTCGGACATCATCGCCTACACATCGGCCAACATGCCGAAATTCAACAGCATTTCGATCAGCGGCTATCACATGCACGAGGCCGGGGCGACGGCGGTGCAGGAGCTCGCCTTCACGATTGCCGACGGCAAGGAATATGTCGTGCGAGCCATCGAAAGCGGCCTCGACATCGACGCGTTCGCGGGGCGGCTCAGCTTCTTCTTCGGCATCGGCATGAACTTTTTCATGGAGGTCGCCAAACTCCGCGCCGCGCGCACCCTGTGGCACCGCGTGATGGACGGACTCGGGGCGAAGGACGAGCGCAGCAAGATGCTCCGCACGCATTGCCAGACGTCGGGGGTCTCGCTGCAGGAGAGCGACCCCTACAACAACGTCATCCGCACGACCGTCGAGGCGATGGCAGCAGTGCTCGGCGGCACGCAATCGCTGCACACCAACGCGCTTGATGAGGCGATTGCGCTCCCCACCGAATTCAGCGCCCGCATTGCGCGCAACACGCAGATCGTGCTGGCCGAGGAAAGCGGGATCACCAAAGTCGTCGATCCGCTCGGTGGGTCGTATTATGTCGAGGCGCTGACCAGCGAACTGGTCGATCAGGCGTGGAAGATTATCGGCGAAGTCGACGAACTCGGCGGCATGACCAAGGCAGTCGCTAGCGGCATGCCCAAGCGGCTGATCGAGGAAGCCGCCGCCGCACGGCAGGCCCGCGTCGACAAGGGCGAGGACGTCATCGTCGGGGTCAACAAATACCGGCCGGAGAATGCCGAGCCGATCGATTTCCTCGACGTGGACAATGTGAAGGTTCGCGAGGGGCAGGTTGCGCGGCTAAAGAGGACGAAGGCGGCGCGGGACGAGGCGGCATGTCAGGCGGCATTGGCGGCGCTGACCGAGGGGGCTCGCTACAATCCTCCCCTAAGCGCAGACTTAGGGGAGGAGGACCGCCCGAAGGGTGGTGGAGGGGCGGACCCTGTCCCCACTGGCACCAACCCTGCGACGAGTGCGCTCGCCCCTCCACCGCCTTCGGCGGTCCCCCTCCCCGAGCAAGCTCGAGGAGGATTTAAGAACAACCTCCTCGCCCTTGCCGTCACTGCCGCCCGCGCGCGCGCCACGCTGGGCGAGATCTCCGACGCGATGGAACTTGTGTTCGGTCGCTACGCCACCACCCCCGAGCCGGTGCGCGGCATTTACGGCAGCGCGCATGAGTTCGACGCCGCCTGGGCGCGCGTCACAGAAGGGGTCGAGGCCACCGGCCGTCGTCTGGGCCACAAGCCCCGCGTACTGATCGCCAAAATGGGTCAGGACGGGCATGACCGCGGCGCGAACGTCGTCGCCAGCGCCTTTGCCGACATGGGGTTCGATACGATCAGCGGCCCCTTGTTCCAGACGCCCGAGGAAACGCTGGCGCTCGCGCTCGAACGCAATGTCGACGCCATCGGCGCGTCGAGTCTGGCGGCAGGACACAAGACGCTGATCCCTGAGCTCATCCGCCTGCTCCGCGAAGCCGGCCGCAGCGACATCAAGGTGTTCGCCGGCGGCGTCATCCCGCCGCAGGATTACCAGTTCCTCCGCGACGCGGGCGTGGTCGGCATCTACGGCCCCGGTAGCAATATCGTCGAATGCGCGGCGGACGTGCTGCGGCTGCTTGGGCATAACATGCCGCCCGAGGGACTGAGCGAGGCGGCGGAATGA
- a CDS encoding plasmid mobilization protein, producing MQTERVTFLASPDVKRAITARATNRGLSLGEYVRQKAMDDDDLSPEDEAELAALVAEANAAIPKMQASLERMIVRLEESNRKNDEFLRKMGVR from the coding sequence ATGCAGACCGAACGTGTGACTTTCCTCGCTTCCCCGGACGTTAAGCGTGCGATTACCGCGCGCGCAACCAACCGCGGGCTGTCGCTAGGGGAATATGTCAGACAAAAAGCGATGGATGACGACGATCTTTCGCCAGAGGATGAGGCGGAACTTGCAGCGCTCGTTGCTGAAGCCAATGCTGCCATTCCAAAGATGCAGGCATCGCTGGAGCGCATGATCGTGCGATTGGAAGAATCGAATCGCAAGAACGACGAGTTTCTTCGCAAAATGGGCGTTCGCTGA
- a CDS encoding acyl-CoA carboxylase subunit beta codes for MPNVIDQLEARRSAARLGGGQKRIDAQHAKGRLTARERLHVLLDEGSFEELDMYVEHNCVDFGMQETVIPGDGVVTGSGTINGRLVFVFSQDFTVFGGSLSERHAQKICKVMDMAMKVGAPVIGLNDSGGARIQEGVASLGGYAEVFQRNVLASGVVPQLSLIMGPCAGGAVYSPAMTDFIFMVKDSSYMFVTGPDVVKTVTNEVVSQEELGGAVTHTTKSGVADVAFDNDIEALLAARDFVDFLPENNRSPVPERPTADDWDRIEPSLDTIIPDSANQPYDMHEVIRKTVDEGDFFELQPAHAGNILIGFARIEGRTVGVVANQPMVLAGCLDINSSKKAARFVRFCDAFDIPIVTFVDVPGFLPGVAQEHSGIIKHGAKLLFAYAEATVPKITVITRKAYGGAYDVMASKHLRGDLNYAWPTAEIAVMGAKGAVEIIFRGKTPEEIAERTAEYEARFANPFVAASKGFIDEVIMPHSTRRRVALGLRKLRNKTLENPWKKHDNIPL; via the coding sequence ATGCCGAACGTCATCGATCAACTCGAAGCGCGCCGGAGTGCGGCACGGCTGGGCGGCGGACAAAAGCGCATCGACGCGCAGCACGCCAAGGGCCGCCTGACCGCACGCGAGCGGCTGCACGTCCTGCTCGACGAAGGGTCGTTCGAGGAACTCGACATGTATGTCGAGCACAACTGCGTCGATTTCGGCATGCAGGAGACCGTCATTCCCGGCGACGGCGTCGTCACCGGCAGCGGCACGATCAACGGGCGGCTGGTGTTCGTCTTCTCGCAGGACTTCACTGTGTTCGGCGGCTCCCTCTCGGAACGCCACGCGCAGAAAATCTGCAAGGTGATGGACATGGCGATGAAGGTCGGCGCGCCGGTCATTGGCCTCAACGACAGCGGCGGCGCGCGCATTCAGGAGGGCGTGGCCAGCCTCGGCGGCTATGCCGAAGTCTTCCAGCGCAATGTGCTGGCGTCGGGCGTCGTGCCGCAATTGAGCCTTATCATGGGGCCATGTGCGGGCGGTGCGGTCTATTCGCCGGCAATGACCGACTTCATCTTCATGGTGAAGGATAGCTCGTACATGTTTGTCACCGGCCCCGATGTGGTGAAGACCGTCACGAATGAAGTGGTCTCGCAGGAGGAACTCGGGGGTGCCGTGACGCATACCACGAAGTCGGGGGTCGCCGATGTGGCCTTCGACAACGATATCGAGGCGCTGCTCGCGGCCCGCGACTTCGTGGACTTTTTGCCCGAGAACAACCGGTCGCCGGTGCCCGAGCGGCCCACGGCGGACGATTGGGACCGGATCGAGCCCAGTCTCGACACGATCATCCCCGACAGCGCCAACCAGCCGTACGACATGCACGAAGTCATCCGGAAGACGGTGGACGAAGGCGACTTTTTCGAGCTGCAACCGGCGCATGCGGGCAACATCCTAATCGGCTTTGCGCGGATCGAGGGGCGCACGGTGGGCGTCGTCGCGAACCAGCCGATGGTGCTGGCCGGTTGCCTCGACATCAATTCGTCGAAAAAGGCCGCGCGGTTCGTGCGGTTCTGCGATGCGTTCGACATTCCGATCGTGACCTTCGTCGATGTGCCGGGCTTCCTGCCGGGCGTCGCACAGGAGCATAGCGGCATCATCAAGCACGGCGCGAAACTGCTGTTCGCCTATGCCGAGGCCACCGTGCCGAAGATCACTGTGATCACGCGCAAGGCCTATGGCGGCGCGTACGACGTGATGGCGTCGAAGCACCTGCGCGGAGACTTGAACTACGCCTGGCCGACGGCGGAAATCGCGGTGATGGGCGCGAAGGGCGCGGTCGAGATCATCTTTCGTGGCAAGACGCCCGAAGAGATCGCCGAGCGGACGGCGGAATACGAAGCGCGCTTCGCCAACCCCTTCGTCGCGGCGAGCAAGGGCTTCATCGACGAGGTCATCATGCCGCACTCGACCCGGCGTCGGGTGGCGCTGGGGCTACGGAAATTGCGGAACAAGACGCTGGAGAATCCTTGGAAGAAGCATGATAATATTCCGCTTTAG
- the mce gene encoding methylmalonyl-CoA epimerase, translated as MNLGRLNHIGVATPSISDAIAFWRDVMGATKIHAPFDLPAQGVKVCFVDTPSGPQIELIEPLGADSPIHGFLAKNPAGGQHHLCFEVPDIHTARDEFIAMGKKVLGEPRIGAHGTLIFFVHPKDMGGMLTEIMETPKGH; from the coding sequence ATGAACCTCGGCCGCCTCAACCATATCGGTGTTGCAACGCCCTCCATCTCAGACGCCATCGCCTTCTGGCGTGACGTCATGGGTGCGACGAAAATCCACGCACCGTTCGATCTGCCCGCGCAGGGCGTGAAGGTGTGCTTCGTCGACACGCCATCCGGCCCGCAGATCGAGTTGATCGAACCGCTCGGCGCGGACTCGCCGATCCACGGCTTCCTCGCGAAGAACCCTGCGGGCGGGCAGCATCACCTTTGCTTCGAAGTGCCCGACATCCATACCGCGCGCGACGAATTCATCGCAATGGGCAAGAAAGTGCTCGGCGAGCCGCGCATCGGCGCGCACGGGACGCTCATCTTTTTCGTGCATCCCAAGGACATGGGCGGGATGCTGACAGAGATCATGGAAACGCCGAAAGGCCACTAG